A region from the Spirochaeta thermophila DSM 6192 genome encodes:
- a CDS encoding glycosyltransferase family 4 protein encodes MGIWGDKRQMRILHINTNDIFGGAARAAYRLHKGLQKVGVESWMLVQRKMGDDLSVLGPRTRWEKGVSLLRPFIDQLPVRRYKNKSTTLFSPSWVPSPRYVFEIIDELDPDVVHLHWITGGFLRIEDLKKINKPVVWTMHDMWPFSGGCHLTGECRAYEAVCGKCPVLESGREKDLSNSVFSRKQRTFRDVAHKIHIISPSHWLADCISRSALLKNCAVGILPNLIDTAVFKPVEKSFARELWNLPKNKKLILFGAISATVDPNKGFHQLLGALEKLRHFPRKVDDILLVVLGSSGGGTTIYGFPVYYMGHVNDDTSLVALYTAVDVVVVPSRQEAFGLVAEESLACGTPVVAFGATGLLDIIDHQHNGYLARPYDPEDLARGIEWVLYESDYERLSRNARRKVVEHFSFEKVLPRYLALLEDLVS; translated from the coding sequence ATGGGCATATGGGGAGATAAAAGACAGATGAGGATTCTTCACATAAACACCAATGACATCTTCGGAGGGGCAGCTCGTGCTGCGTACAGGTTGCATAAGGGGCTCCAAAAAGTAGGGGTGGAGAGCTGGATGCTGGTGCAGCGGAAGATGGGGGATGACCTATCCGTCCTGGGGCCGAGAACGAGGTGGGAGAAGGGAGTGTCTTTGCTTCGCCCCTTTATCGATCAGTTACCAGTAAGAAGATACAAGAATAAATCGACTACTCTTTTCAGTCCCTCGTGGGTGCCTTCGCCGCGCTATGTGTTTGAGATTATAGATGAACTGGATCCCGATGTGGTGCATCTGCACTGGATCACAGGTGGTTTCCTCCGGATCGAGGATCTCAAAAAAATAAATAAACCGGTTGTATGGACCATGCACGATATGTGGCCCTTCAGCGGAGGTTGCCATCTCACCGGAGAGTGCCGAGCATATGAGGCTGTATGTGGGAAGTGCCCTGTGCTTGAGAGTGGGAGAGAGAAGGATCTGAGTAATTCAGTGTTTTCGAGAAAACAGCGCACATTTAGAGATGTCGCTCACAAAATACATATCATCAGCCCGAGCCATTGGTTAGCAGATTGTATATCAAGAAGTGCGCTTTTAAAGAATTGTGCTGTAGGTATACTGCCCAATCTCATCGATACAGCGGTATTCAAACCCGTAGAAAAATCATTCGCAAGAGAGTTGTGGAATTTGCCGAAAAATAAAAAATTAATCCTTTTTGGAGCAATATCTGCGACTGTGGATCCCAATAAAGGATTTCATCAACTGTTAGGCGCTTTAGAGAAATTACGCCATTTCCCTAGGAAAGTGGATGATATTTTGCTTGTGGTTCTTGGTAGTTCAGGTGGAGGAACTACTATCTATGGGTTTCCTGTTTATTATATGGGACATGTGAACGATGATACAAGTCTTGTAGCTTTGTATACTGCGGTTGATGTGGTCGTGGTTCCCAGTCGGCAGGAAGCTTTCGGCCTAGTGGCTGAAGAATCTCTCGCTTGCGGGACGCCGGTCGTCGCTTTTGGTGCTACGGGGCTTCTCGACATAATCGATCATCAACACAATGGCTACCTCGCCCGCCCCTATGATCCAGAGGATCTCGCGCGCGGGATAGAGTGGGTGCTTTACGAATCTGATTATGAGAGACTCTCGCGCAACGCAAGGAGAAAGGTGGTCGAACACTTCTCTTTCGAGAAGGTCCTCCCTCGTTATCTCGCTCTCTTGGAGGATCTGGTGTCATGA
- a CDS encoding glycosyltransferase — translation MKRITPVVMFVYDRPYHTQQTLFSICQNEGIERSVLYIFSDGPRTAKDEVKVNKVRELLKKAKGFKDIIIIKREENWGLARNIIDGVTSVITEHGRVVVLEDDLVTSPYFLSFMKAALERYEHDPKVWHISGWNYPIDATGLGDAFLWRVMNCWGWATWADRWAYYKKDPQQLITLFSKEDIRKFNLDGVENFWRQVLDNFHGKLDTWAIFWYATIFQHQGLCLNPSISYVKNIGLDGSGMHCGRTHWFDTSLNMKKGINFPSITEENSLAVTRIKRFYRQSRGTLLQRIVRKIRWAYGEIKDR, via the coding sequence ATGAAAAGAATCACACCTGTAGTGATGTTTGTATATGATCGTCCGTACCATACCCAGCAGACACTTTTCTCAATCTGTCAGAATGAAGGAATTGAAAGAAGTGTCTTATATATTTTCTCTGATGGTCCTCGGACTGCCAAGGATGAGGTTAAGGTGAATAAAGTAAGAGAACTCCTCAAAAAAGCAAAAGGTTTTAAAGATATAATAATAATCAAAAGAGAGGAAAATTGGGGTCTTGCGCGCAATATTATTGACGGTGTCACCTCTGTGATTACCGAGCATGGGAGAGTTGTTGTCCTTGAAGATGACTTAGTGACGAGCCCTTATTTTCTTTCTTTTATGAAAGCCGCACTTGAACGGTATGAACACGACCCTAAAGTATGGCACATAAGCGGATGGAATTATCCTATAGATGCTACAGGATTGGGGGATGCCTTTCTTTGGAGAGTAATGAATTGTTGGGGATGGGCTACCTGGGCTGATCGTTGGGCTTATTATAAAAAAGATCCACAACAACTAATAACCCTTTTCTCTAAGGAGGATATCCGCAAATTTAATCTGGATGGAGTTGAGAATTTCTGGAGACAGGTCCTGGATAATTTTCATGGAAAGTTGGATACATGGGCAATTTTCTGGTATGCTACAATTTTCCAACATCAGGGATTATGTCTTAATCCTTCTATCTCATATGTAAAAAATATTGGACTTGATGGTTCGGGGATGCATTGCGGACGCACTCATTGGTTTGATACTTCTTTAAACATGAAGAAAGGAATAAACTTTCCGTCGATAACTGAAGAAAATTCACTTGCGGTAACTCGGATCAAGAGATTCTACCGGCAAAGCCGAGGGACCCTTCTTCAGCGGATAGTTAGAAAAATAAGATGGGCATATGGGGAGATAAAAGACAGATGA
- a CDS encoding polysaccharide pyruvyl transferase family protein, which yields MIRKERTKGRIRYQEGSIVIIGGNFVNKGAQLLLDTTLDLLSCYYPYMEKYIVDSFPIRVRKSYGKHRVLQIPYIYNFCCILFDSDISRDIKIKILIRSIKFFMKRIVALRLILDIKNIFYLLRVKKEVVLVIDISGYGYKIKGNDHDIMNFIQLSFGKLFKKSTYVFFPQSFGPFDVRGENPIVKQIQKHLSRSVVFARETTSLETLRSLGIEAIFWPDICLLYSFKSKDDVISLSRCYFPQNKSVIVIPNMRLYDYYPSEIVDSFYKSLLKGLIALEIPTILLMHSLDDAPIFLRLKAEFSDHNRFLFPFDKDLTPNEIETIIKSYGAVVVSGRYHGLVVSLRNHIPSIATGWAHKYEDLFELLGIGNFAFDITVPGICEQILNRVKCLYYSPHSRKELVTSLHERIKRLKEKFPLSEFISYISNKTGGIYS from the coding sequence ATGATTCGTAAAGAGAGAACGAAGGGGAGAATCAGATATCAGGAGGGGAGTATAGTCATAATAGGTGGTAACTTTGTGAATAAAGGAGCCCAACTTCTTCTGGACACCACCCTTGATCTCTTGTCTTGCTATTATCCTTATATGGAAAAGTATATTGTAGATTCTTTTCCCATCCGAGTAAGAAAGTCCTATGGGAAACATCGAGTTTTACAGATTCCCTATATTTATAACTTTTGTTGCATATTGTTTGACTCAGATATAAGTCGAGATATAAAAATAAAGATACTAATCAGAAGTATAAAGTTTTTTATGAAAAGAATTGTGGCGCTCAGATTAATACTTGACATTAAAAATATCTTTTACCTTTTGCGGGTAAAGAAAGAAGTTGTCTTAGTTATAGATATCTCCGGATATGGTTATAAGATCAAAGGAAACGACCACGATATTATGAATTTTATTCAACTGAGCTTTGGTAAGTTGTTCAAAAAAAGTACGTATGTTTTTTTTCCACAGTCTTTTGGGCCTTTTGACGTGAGAGGAGAGAATCCAATTGTAAAGCAAATACAAAAACACCTATCAAGGAGTGTGGTTTTTGCACGGGAGACCACATCTTTAGAAACGCTGAGATCGTTAGGTATAGAGGCTATTTTCTGGCCTGATATTTGTTTATTATATTCTTTTAAATCAAAAGATGATGTAATTTCCCTTTCGCGCTGCTATTTCCCTCAGAATAAAAGTGTCATCGTCATTCCCAATATGAGACTGTATGATTACTATCCATCGGAAATAGTGGACTCTTTTTATAAGTCATTATTAAAAGGGTTGATCGCTCTTGAAATTCCTACGATACTGCTCATGCATAGTTTAGATGATGCTCCAATATTCCTACGGCTAAAGGCTGAATTCTCGGATCACAATCGCTTTCTCTTTCCATTTGATAAGGATTTGACTCCTAATGAGATTGAAACGATAATCAAATCGTATGGTGCTGTAGTAGTAAGTGGCAGATATCATGGACTCGTAGTCTCATTGAGAAATCATATCCCAAGTATTGCTACGGGATGGGCTCATAAGTATGAGGATCTTTTTGAATTACTTGGTATTGGAAATTTTGCTTTTGATATTACTGTACCAGGAATATGCGAGCAGATTTTAAATAGAGTAAAATGCCTTTATTATAGCCCACATTCCAGAAAAGAATTGGTAACTTCTCTTCACGAGCGCATAAAAAGATTGAAAGAAAAATTTCCACTCTCTGAATTTATTAGTTACATATCGAATAAAACTGGAGGAATTTATTCATGA
- a CDS encoding nitroreductase family protein, with protein sequence MGAISLLKRIYRKLRITILRKSILLASKSKLVLVLFLILDKQLIWEYVRYLRGLHRYNRLERLSRNEYSLRRHLHGIEKGLTQKAFRSEFALSYILETVMTLKNLAPYLHKKNPSFFKYSLQVLEEYFFRTHSDDERYIRAMEIFNELKAGHSVEEIPEEEKCANGDSSFFSFLCSRSSVRVFSKEVPTDEVLKYAIRCALQAPSGCNRQPYRFVIIKNDKELLRKVAALPPGGGKKAFDAPVVVFVIGDYSAFPTTRSFHEVYVDSALASLAFVLALHEQGVDSCFMNWPRDYKLSRRVETLLALKPYETVVTSIAVGYREMDSRIALSIRKTIDEILEIK encoded by the coding sequence GTGGGTGCAATTAGTCTATTAAAAAGAATTTATAGAAAACTAAGGATAACTATTTTGAGAAAAAGTATACTATTGGCGTCAAAAAGCAAATTAGTTCTAGTATTATTCCTCATATTAGATAAACAATTAATATGGGAGTATGTGAGATATCTAAGAGGTTTGCACAGGTATAATAGATTAGAAAGATTAAGTAGAAATGAGTATTCTTTACGACGACATCTTCATGGAATTGAAAAAGGGTTGACCCAAAAGGCATTTCGTTCCGAATTTGCACTTTCGTATATTCTTGAGACAGTAATGACACTAAAAAATCTCGCTCCATACCTTCATAAAAAGAATCCCTCTTTCTTTAAATATTCCTTGCAGGTGCTTGAAGAATATTTCTTTAGAACACACAGTGATGATGAGAGATATATTAGAGCAATGGAGATTTTTAATGAATTGAAAGCGGGTCATAGTGTTGAGGAGATCCCAGAAGAAGAGAAATGTGCGAATGGTGACTCCTCTTTCTTCTCTTTTCTCTGTAGTAGGAGTAGTGTTCGTGTGTTCTCTAAAGAAGTCCCAACTGATGAAGTTCTCAAATATGCAATAAGATGCGCTCTTCAAGCCCCTTCTGGCTGTAACAGACAACCTTACAGATTTGTTATCATAAAAAATGATAAAGAGCTGCTCAGAAAGGTAGCGGCATTACCTCCAGGTGGAGGAAAAAAGGCATTTGATGCACCCGTTGTTGTTTTTGTAATTGGGGATTATAGTGCTTTTCCTACAACAAGATCATTCCATGAAGTATATGTGGATAGTGCTCTAGCCTCTTTGGCTTTTGTGTTAGCTCTGCATGAACAAGGCGTTGATTCATGTTTTATGAACTGGCCTCGTGATTATAAGCTCAGTCGGAGGGTTGAGACTCTCTTAGCTTTGAAGCCATATGAAACCGTGGTAACAAGTATTGCTGTGGGATATAGAGAGATGGACTCTCGTATTGCTCTTTCGATTAGAAAAACGATAGATGAAATTCTGGAGATAAAATGA
- a CDS encoding flippase, with translation MREKVLKLKDHSGAIKYFHNTSWLLFDKVLRLFLGFLVGVWVARYLGPENYGILSFALSLVALLGVVAKLGLDDIVVREVVENPPLTTTIISTSMVIRTIAGAVAFLILVLLVLILDLAFIEKVAVILVGISLFCSSFETFDAFFRAKLKGIYSGIAGMVALLLSSALKVLFILLNGSLFYFAIVVAIEMVVKGIFLFLFFVLTSDKPMSLQDFSWKIGKRLIAESWPLLFSSFSVIVYMRIDQLMIRSMLNVEAVGLYSAAVRVAESWYFVPVTIVNSLFPAMITAKKNSESVSKQRLQYLHDLLFWFGISICVVFSITSEEIVSFLLGSEYIQSAKVLSLYVWVGVLVGLSYVRGRYWIADRSTHVIMVSTLIGMCANVFLNYSFIKTVGFVGAAWATLLSRLLSFFLIPIIYTKYGHLNSMFFRSLLFPLFLFKKLSGGKKSGCN, from the coding sequence ATGCGCGAGAAAGTTCTGAAACTGAAAGATCATAGTGGAGCGATAAAGTATTTTCATAATACTTCTTGGTTACTTTTTGATAAAGTATTAAGATTATTCCTTGGTTTTCTTGTTGGGGTATGGGTAGCCAGATATCTTGGACCAGAGAACTATGGGATTCTGAGTTTTGCTCTTAGTTTAGTGGCTCTTTTGGGTGTAGTTGCCAAGCTGGGATTGGATGATATCGTTGTCAGAGAGGTTGTAGAGAATCCTCCACTTACAACCACTATTATAAGCACCTCGATGGTTATCCGTACAATAGCGGGAGCGGTTGCCTTCTTGATCTTGGTGTTGCTTGTGCTGATTCTTGATTTGGCATTCATTGAAAAAGTAGCGGTGATACTTGTAGGAATAAGTCTCTTTTGCTCAAGTTTCGAAACATTTGATGCTTTCTTCAGGGCAAAATTGAAAGGTATATACTCAGGTATTGCTGGGATGGTTGCACTCCTCTTGAGTTCAGCTCTCAAAGTTTTGTTCATACTCCTTAATGGTTCTTTATTCTATTTCGCTATCGTGGTTGCAATAGAAATGGTAGTCAAAGGAATTTTCCTTTTTCTCTTTTTTGTGCTTACATCTGATAAGCCCATGTCGCTTCAGGATTTCTCCTGGAAAATAGGGAAAAGACTTATTGCTGAGAGTTGGCCTTTACTCTTTTCGTCTTTTTCAGTAATTGTCTATATGAGAATAGATCAACTTATGATTAGATCAATGCTCAATGTAGAGGCTGTTGGATTATATTCTGCAGCAGTGAGAGTGGCTGAATCTTGGTATTTTGTACCTGTAACTATAGTCAATTCTTTATTCCCAGCGATGATAACAGCGAAAAAAAATAGTGAGTCTGTTTCGAAGCAAAGGTTGCAATATTTGCATGATTTACTCTTCTGGTTTGGTATAAGCATTTGTGTTGTGTTCTCTATAACATCTGAGGAGATTGTTTCGTTTCTTCTCGGATCAGAATACATCCAATCCGCAAAGGTTTTGAGCTTGTACGTCTGGGTAGGAGTCTTGGTGGGACTTTCTTATGTGAGAGGACGTTATTGGATTGCTGATAGATCTACACATGTAATAATGGTTTCTACACTGATTGGTATGTGTGCAAATGTATTTCTAAATTATTCATTTATAAAAACGGTCGGATTCGTAGGGGCTGCATGGGCTACTTTATTAAGTAGACTTCTGTCATTCTTTCTGATCCCTATTATCTACACGAAGTATGGTCATCTTAATTCAATGTTTTTTAGGTCTTTACTATTTCCTTTGTTCCTGTTTAAAAAACTCAGTGGAGGCAAGAAGAGTGGGTGCAATTAG
- a CDS encoding GDP-L-fucose synthase family protein, whose amino-acid sequence MEKKSKIYVAGHTGLVGAALVQVLRKKGYTNILTKPHSELDLTDQEAVSRFFENEKPEYVFLAAAKVGGIWANNVYRAEFIYQNLMIQSNVIHYSYLHGVKKLLFLGSTCIYPRLAPQPMKEEYLLTGELEYTNEPYAVAKIAGMRMCESYNLQYGTNFIAVMPTNLYGPNDNFDLETSHVLPALLRKFHLARALEEDNWSVIKSDLSHRPLEGTNGDASEKKILDLLEKYGVRRTPHGVEVEIWGTGTPRREFLWVEDLADACVFLMERIDFDDIVKNFLAGRKEIRNTHINIGTGEDIRIKELAELIKEVVGFKGGIVFNPEKPEGTPVKRTDVSRLHSLGWRHSVELKEGVERLYEWYVSRDVRLRG is encoded by the coding sequence ATGGAAAAAAAGAGCAAGATATATGTAGCAGGACACACCGGGCTTGTTGGAGCAGCGCTCGTGCAGGTGTTGAGGAAGAAAGGATATACGAATATCCTCACCAAACCCCATAGCGAACTCGACCTCACTGATCAGGAGGCAGTCTCTCGTTTCTTTGAGAATGAGAAGCCAGAGTATGTCTTCCTTGCCGCAGCAAAGGTGGGGGGAATCTGGGCCAATAATGTCTATCGAGCAGAGTTTATCTATCAGAACCTCATGATTCAGAGCAACGTCATTCACTACAGCTATCTCCATGGGGTGAAGAAACTTCTTTTTCTTGGATCTACATGTATTTATCCACGTCTTGCCCCCCAGCCGATGAAAGAAGAGTACCTTCTTACCGGCGAACTCGAGTATACCAACGAACCGTACGCGGTAGCAAAGATTGCTGGCATGAGGATGTGCGAGAGCTATAATCTGCAGTATGGGACTAATTTCATTGCTGTAATGCCTACAAATCTTTATGGTCCCAATGATAACTTTGATCTAGAGACCTCGCATGTGCTTCCTGCCCTCCTTCGAAAGTTCCACCTTGCAAGGGCTCTCGAAGAAGATAATTGGTCCGTTATTAAGAGTGATCTCTCCCATCGCCCTTTAGAGGGAACAAACGGTGATGCATCAGAAAAGAAAATTCTCGACCTATTAGAAAAGTACGGAGTACGAAGGACACCCCACGGAGTGGAGGTGGAAATATGGGGGACTGGTACTCCAAGAAGAGAGTTCCTCTGGGTAGAAGACCTCGCTGATGCATGCGTGTTCCTTATGGAACGGATAGATTTCGATGATATAGTAAAAAATTTCTTAGCTGGTCGAAAAGAAATTAGAAACACCCACATCAATATCGGAACAGGCGAAGACATTAGGATTAAAGAGTTGGCCGAGCTTATAAAAGAGGTGGTAGGATTTAAGGGTGGTATAGTGTTTAATCCCGAGAAACCCGAGGGCACACCGGTGAAGCGAACCGATGTTTCAAGACTCCACTCCCTCGGCTGGCGGCACTCGGTGGAGTTGAAAGAAGGGGTGGAGAGATTGTATGAGTGGTATGTCTCCAGAGATGTACGGTTGAGGGGATAG
- the gmd gene encoding GDP-mannose 4,6-dehydratase has protein sequence MALRALITGITGQDGSYLAEFLLSKGYEVHGLIRRASTFNTHRIDHLYTDPHNPGVRFFLHYGELSDSGRLTNLIYEVQPHEVYHLGAQSHVRVSFDMPEYTGDVTGLGTTRLLEAIRRSGVKTKFYQASSSEMFGAAPPPQNESTPFYPRSPYAAAKVYAYWMTINYREAYGLFACNGILFNHESPRRGETFVTRKITRGLSHILAGKEKKLYLGNLDAQRDWGFAPEYVTCQWLMLQQEEPDDYVIGTGETHSVREFVEEAFTYAGVELEWRGKGIETKGIVKSVREEWSDKISPGDVVVEIDPRYFRPTEVDVLLADATKAEKRLGWKPRVTFTQLVRIMVDADMERVGLTSPGEGLKILKEHDILWTQNTLTMG, from the coding sequence GTGGCTCTACGTGCACTCATCACCGGCATCACAGGACAGGATGGATCATACCTCGCTGAATTTCTCCTTTCTAAAGGTTATGAGGTACATGGACTCATTAGAAGAGCAAGCACCTTCAATACTCATCGTATAGATCACCTCTACACTGACCCTCACAACCCAGGAGTTCGCTTTTTTCTACATTATGGAGAGCTATCAGATTCCGGTCGACTCACCAACCTCATCTATGAAGTACAGCCACATGAAGTATACCATCTGGGTGCTCAGAGTCATGTCCGTGTGAGTTTCGATATGCCGGAATATACAGGTGATGTTACTGGGCTCGGAACCACTCGTCTTCTTGAGGCCATACGCCGTAGCGGGGTGAAAACCAAATTCTATCAGGCCTCGTCCTCCGAAATGTTTGGGGCTGCACCACCCCCTCAGAACGAATCAACTCCCTTTTATCCCCGGAGTCCCTATGCTGCTGCCAAGGTGTACGCCTACTGGATGACGATAAACTACCGGGAAGCCTACGGGCTCTTCGCCTGCAATGGCATTCTCTTCAACCATGAATCTCCTAGGCGAGGTGAAACCTTCGTGACTCGTAAAATCACCCGAGGACTCTCTCATATCCTTGCAGGTAAAGAGAAGAAGCTCTACCTTGGTAATCTTGATGCACAGAGGGACTGGGGTTTTGCTCCCGAGTATGTGACGTGTCAGTGGCTCATGCTCCAGCAAGAGGAACCTGACGACTATGTGATAGGCACGGGGGAGACCCACAGCGTGAGAGAGTTTGTCGAGGAGGCATTCACTTATGCAGGCGTGGAGCTCGAATGGAGAGGAAAAGGAATCGAAACAAAAGGGATAGTAAAATCAGTGAGGGAGGAATGGTCAGATAAAATATCCCCAGGAGATGTGGTGGTAGAGATAGATCCGAGATACTTCCGGCCTACAGAGGTGGATGTACTTCTAGCCGATGCTACCAAGGCTGAAAAAAGGTTGGGTTGGAAGCCTCGGGTCACTTTCACCCAGCTGGTAAGAATTATGGTAGATGCAGACATGGAGCGTGTGGGATTGACATCTCCGGGTGAGGGTCTGAAAATCTTGAAGGAGCACGATATCTTGTGGACTCAAAACACCCTTACCATGGGGTAA
- a CDS encoding glycosyltransferase family 4 protein — protein sequence MISRKGSTTGPVFLSAGPREGSEGRGSSTWHRPPYQHDIRGWKARAGKSDGGRGEEFLLYKSGVQRVAMKVGLVYLGRKGAGPIFSLELAKRLHERADLRCYVAENMEGLASWTGLSVETFQVFSSGKPFNDLFLLFSRAKTIANAVLDFAPEIVLFTMTHPLNWYIISQLKRRSIHQPLVTGIIHDPIPHRGERVWVRLLQLLEMKRYDRRIVLSENFKYYLLRKGWKNIACHPHPLLPLGVSSCSMELAAPPAEEKALKLLFLGRFDKYKGIPYLLRAFDLLPSEVRKRVHLTLAGTGRLDRVSRRLIKKYNDSPSFSLVNRWLSEDDICSLMKQCDLVVLPYTHATQSGVVPIAFHYRKPVLVTATGGLPEQVQFGRLGFVVEAANDYALLSCILTVFHNRDMLKEKRENVVRFMEKGEYPKWETLAELILTPEGG from the coding sequence ATGATCTCGAGAAAGGGTTCTACAACTGGGCCAGTTTTCCTCTCGGCAGGCCCCCGGGAAGGCAGTGAAGGGAGAGGCTCATCCACATGGCACAGGCCTCCATATCAACACGATATTCGGGGCTGGAAGGCGCGTGCTGGAAAAAGTGATGGAGGGAGGGGTGAGGAGTTTCTACTGTATAAATCAGGGGTTCAGCGTGTGGCTATGAAAGTTGGTCTCGTATATCTCGGTAGAAAAGGAGCAGGACCGATATTCAGCCTGGAACTTGCGAAACGGCTTCATGAGCGTGCCGATCTGCGTTGTTACGTAGCTGAGAACATGGAAGGGCTTGCCTCGTGGACCGGTTTGTCGGTGGAGACGTTCCAGGTGTTTTCATCGGGCAAACCTTTTAATGATCTCTTCCTTCTCTTCTCAAGGGCGAAAACGATTGCCAACGCAGTGCTCGATTTCGCACCTGAGATCGTGTTGTTCACGATGACCCATCCGTTGAACTGGTACATCATTTCACAATTAAAACGACGCAGCATCCATCAGCCTTTGGTTACGGGGATCATCCATGACCCCATCCCTCATCGTGGGGAACGCGTGTGGGTACGGTTGCTTCAGCTTCTGGAGATGAAGAGATACGACAGACGTATCGTCTTGAGCGAGAACTTCAAGTACTATCTTCTGCGAAAAGGATGGAAAAACATCGCGTGTCATCCTCATCCCTTGCTTCCGCTGGGGGTCTCTTCCTGTTCAATGGAACTTGCTGCACCTCCGGCTGAAGAGAAAGCGCTCAAGCTTCTTTTCCTGGGACGATTCGACAAATACAAAGGGATTCCCTATCTCCTTCGTGCATTCGATCTTCTTCCATCGGAGGTCCGTAAGAGAGTCCATCTCACACTCGCAGGAACGGGGCGTCTCGATAGAGTCTCAAGGCGACTTATCAAGAAATATAATGATTCTCCTTCTTTCTCGCTTGTCAACAGGTGGCTTTCAGAAGACGATATCTGCTCACTCATGAAACAGTGCGATCTCGTTGTGCTTCCTTATACTCATGCCACTCAGTCGGGGGTTGTCCCTATCGCTTTTCATTACCGAAAACCTGTACTGGTGACCGCCACGGGGGGATTGCCTGAGCAGGTACAATTCGGAAGGCTTGGGTTCGTGGTGGAAGCCGCGAACGATTATGCGCTCTTGAGTTGTATCCTCACGGTGTTCCATAATAGGGACATGCTCAAAGAGAAAAGAGAGAACGTCGTGCGGTTCATGGAAAAGGGAGAGTACCCGAAGTGGGAGACGCTCGCTGAGCTCATTCTTACCCCGGAGGGAGGCTGA
- a CDS encoding MraY family glycosyltransferase, whose amino-acid sequence MIIVPGALISLITSIALMPQVIRFSRRHKLFDPKDQRKIHTREISRLGGVGMAGALVLGLVFLGMGAEEVRLWLLDPSVLPGVVGILLMWVVGLLDDLFFLRARVKLLLQIFVASVVVLMGGYSIEAFIVPFWNIPVPFGMAGYLLSIFWIVSIVNAVNLIDGMDGLAGSVVGMATLVLAVVSILEGDMTLAAFLFVLLGAIGGFLVFNFPPAKIFMGDGGSHFLGMSLAVAPFLFDGPSITTLSLIPVILLLSVPIFDTIAAILRRTRKRISIGEPDNEHIHHKLLALGLSSRKVLLTLVSYSSLMGAISLYWRLEGGFLGMFLALAGGVGGMILFFAVSAAYHRKVG is encoded by the coding sequence TTGATCATCGTACCGGGAGCACTCATCTCGCTGATAACGAGCATCGCCCTGATGCCGCAGGTCATCAGGTTTTCTCGAAGACACAAGCTCTTCGACCCCAAGGATCAGAGGAAGATCCACACCCGGGAGATCTCCCGCTTGGGTGGGGTGGGTATGGCAGGGGCTTTAGTCCTCGGCCTCGTGTTCCTCGGGATGGGGGCAGAGGAGGTACGATTATGGCTTCTCGATCCGTCAGTCCTCCCTGGGGTAGTGGGGATCCTCCTCATGTGGGTGGTAGGACTCCTCGATGATCTCTTTTTTCTGAGAGCCCGGGTGAAGCTCCTCCTTCAGATCTTCGTTGCCTCTGTAGTTGTCCTCATGGGCGGATACTCTATCGAGGCCTTCATCGTGCCTTTCTGGAACATCCCTGTGCCGTTTGGAATGGCGGGCTATCTCCTCTCGATATTCTGGATCGTCTCGATCGTGAATGCCGTGAATCTCATCGATGGAATGGACGGCCTTGCAGGGAGTGTGGTGGGAATGGCAACCCTGGTCCTCGCGGTAGTGAGTATCCTGGAAGGAGACATGACACTTGCGGCCTTCCTCTTTGTACTCCTTGGCGCCATAGGAGGATTCCTCGTCTTCAACTTTCCTCCTGCGAAGATTTTCATGGGAGATGGGGGAAGCCACTTCCTCGGTATGAGCCTCGCAGTCGCACCCTTTCTCTTCGACGGTCCTTCTATCACCACCCTTTCCCTCATCCCTGTGATCCTGCTTTTGAGTGTGCCGATTTTCGATACCATCGCCGCCATCCTGAGGCGGACGAGGAAGCGGATTTCCATAGGAGAGCCCGACAACGAACACATCCATCACAAACTCCTCGCCTTGGGACTTTCCTCCAGGAAGGTGCTCCTTACCCTCGTTTCCTATTCCTCACTGATGGGGGCGATTTCCCTTTACTGGCGGCTCGAGGGAGGCTTTCTCGGAATGTTCCTGGCCCTTGCAGGTGGTGTAGGAGGCATGATTCTGTTCTTTGCCGTGTCAGCGGCCTATCATCGGAAGGTAGGGTAA